DNA from Pyramidobacter piscolens W5455:
AGAGCTTCATCAACGACGAAGTGATCGTCGACCTCTACGGCGTCGCCAACATGGTGCTGCCCGCCGCCCTGACGGCGATCCTGGCGCCCGCCTGCGAGGGCGGCTGCGCCCGCTGCGGCTCGCGGCGCGAGGATGACGAAGAATTTTAGACGTGCCATCGCTGAATGAGCCGTCCTGAAAGCAAAATCCACCGCCACGACGCAAAGGAAGCACATCGCTGAGACAGTATGAAAACACGAGGACGGATGACCGGTTTTTATCCCGGTAATCCGTCCTCGTGTTTTTGCCGCGAAGCGGCTCTTCGGTCTTCTTCGCGCCGCGGCGGCAGATTGTGTCTGTCTTTCGTCACGTCTCAGCCGCACAGGATGTTCCGGCGTTCAGTCGGTCGAAAAGGGCCCGTCTTTTGACGGTGCGGCCGATGAAGACGCACTGCGTTTCCTGCGCGTAGCCTTCGGCGCCGGTCACGCAGTAGCGCGAATCGGCGGCGTCGAAACGCAGCCATTCGCCGCCGCACTGCAGAACGCCTTTGGCCCGGCTGATGTCGCCCAGTTCGCCGCGGACCACGTCTTCCAAAAGGACGATCAGTTCCGCCGGATTGCGCAGGCGTGCCTCGGCAAACGTGCATTCGTGGATTTTCGAGGCGCGGGCGGCGCTTTCGGCTGCCGTGTTCCACATGGAACATTCCGCGCCGCGCTTTTCCTCCAGCAGCCCGTTCCACCACGCGTCATCCTGCTGCGTGTAATGGCGGCATACGAGCTCGGCCCGCGGGTTGAGCGCGCGGATCTCGGCGGCGATCTTTTCGAGAACGTCGGCCGATTCGTTCTCGACTTTGGAAAAGACGATCCGCGAAGCATTTTCGATCTGATCGAGATAAATGTCGGGATGCTCGCGCCGATACCGGTAAAAGCTCTGCGGCGTCACGATCGTCACCGGGCGGAGCAGGCTGATCCGCTCGTACTCGTATTTTTTGGCCGTCGCCAGGATGCTGCTCAGCTTGCCGATCCCCGTCGGCTCGACGACAAGGCACTCGGGATCCAGCGAGGACGAGATCGTCAGCAGCGACGAGGCGAAGCCGTCCTTCATGGAACAGCAGATGCAGCCTTCGGCGAACTCGAGGATGTCGACGTCGGACGTCTGCGAGATCTCCTGGCTGTCCAGGTTCACCTCGCCGTATTCGTTCTCCATGACGACGACGTTCTTGCCCGTGCGTCGGATCAATTCCTTGATGAACGTCGTTTTTCCGGCTCCCAAAAAGCCGGAGATGACCAGTATTTTCACGTTTTCACCTCCGCACGGCAAAAAACAGGCCTGAATTTCGAGCTCAGGCCTGTTTTTTTGCGATGTCCCGTCAGTCGGAGATCTTGACGACCGGCTTGATCAGCTCCGCGGGCTTGTCCTTCATGAGCTGCAGCGCTTCGGGCAGATGTTCCCAGCCTTCGAAGACGTGGGTCGACAGCGGCGCGACGTCCAGCTTGCCGGAGGTGATCAGGCGGGCGAGCTTTTCCATGCGCAGACGGCCGCCGGGCATCAGGCCGCCGTTGATCTGCTTGTGGCCCATGCCTACGCCCCACTCGACGCGGGGAATGTTGATGTAGGTGCCGCTGCCCAG
Protein-coding regions in this window:
- a CDS encoding CobW family GTP-binding protein codes for the protein MKILVISGFLGAGKTTFIKELIRRTGKNVVVMENEYGEVNLDSQEISQTSDVDILEFAEGCICCSMKDGFASSLLTISSSLDPECLVVEPTGIGKLSSILATAKKYEYERISLLRPVTIVTPQSFYRYRREHPDIYLDQIENASRIVFSKVENESADVLEKIAAEIRALNPRAELVCRHYTQQDDAWWNGLLEEKRGAECSMWNTAAESAARASKIHECTFAEARLRNPAELIVLLEDVVRGELGDISRAKGVLQCGGEWLRFDAADSRYCVTGAEGYAQETQCVFIGRTVKRRALFDRLNAGTSCAAET